The Pleuronectes platessa chromosome 13, fPlePla1.1, whole genome shotgun sequence genome includes a window with the following:
- the LOC128455090 gene encoding tripartite motif-containing protein 16-like, translating to MAQREFQLEQETFCCSICLDPLKDPVTTGCGHSYCKSCINNHWDNGEERGSYSCPQCRETFTPRPVLVKNTMLADLVEELKKTGLQAAPADHCYAGPEDVACDVCTGRKLKALKSCLVCLVSYCEKHLQPHLQSAPLKKHKLVEPSEKLQENICSGHDEVMKMFCRTDQQCICYLCSVEEHKDHDTVSAAAERTERQRELGLRRQTIQQRVQDEEKDVKLLQQEEEAFNGSADKAVEDSEEIFTEMIRLLEKRSSDVKQQIRSQQQTEVSRVRELQERLEQEITELKRKDQELKQLSDTEDHNQFLHNYLSLSPLSGSTHSSSIRIRPLRNFEDVTAAVSQVRGLLQDILSETETEILQIVSQVDVLLPQPETRADVLRYSQEITLDPNTANKYLLLSEGNRKVTCKRKKKSYSNHPDRFTYWPQVLSRESLTGRCYWEVEVERGVYGGVGIAVTYKNISRAGDSPECEFGFNDKSWSLYCYRNSYNFHYNNINIPVSGPVSSRVGVYLDHSAGVLSFYSVSDTMTLLHRVQTTFTQPLYAGVWVYYDGSTAEFCKLK from the coding sequence ATGGCTCAGAGAGAATTtcagctggagcaggaaacgttctgctgttcgatctgtctggatccactgaaggatccggtgactactggctgtggacacagctactgtaagagctgtattaacaaccactgggacaatggggaggagagaggaagctacagctgtcctcagtgtagagagaccttcacaccgaggcctgtcctggtgaaaaacaccatgttagctgatttagtggaggagctgaagaagactggactccaagctgctcctgctgatcactgctatgctggacctgaagatgtggcctgtgatgtctgcactgggagaaaactgaaagctctcaagtcctgtttggtttgtttggtctcttattgtgaaaaacacctccagcctcatcttcagtcagctccattgaagaagcacaagctggtggagccctcggagaagctccaggagaacatctgctctggtcacgacgaggtgatgaagatgttctgccgcactgatcagcagtgtatctgttatctctgctctgtggaggaacataaagaccacgacacagtgtcagctgcagcagaaaggactgagaggcagagagagctcgggctgaggagacaaacaatccagcagagagtccaggacgaagagaaagacgtgaagctgcttcaacaggaggaggaggccttcaatggctctgctgataaagcagtggaggacagtgaggagatcttcactgagatgatccgtctgctggagaaaagaagctctgatgtgaagcagcagatcagatcccagcagcaaactgaagtgagtcgagtcagagagcttcaggagagactggagcaggagatcactgagctgaagaggaaagaccaggaactgaagcagctctcagacacagaggatcacaaccagtttctacacaactacctctcactgtcaccactcagtggatctacacactcatccagcatcaggatccgtcctctgaggaactttgaggacgtgacagcagctgtgtcccaggtcagaggtctactacaggacattctgagtgagacagagacagagattttacagattgtgtctcaagtggatgttttactgccacaaccagagaccagagctgacgtcttaagatattcacaggaaatcacactggatccaaacacagcaaacaaatatctgttattatctgagggaaacagaaaagtaacatgtaagagaaaaaaaaagtcttattctaatcacccagacagatttaCTTATTGgcctcaggtcctgagtagagagagtctgactggacgttgttactgggaggtggaggtggagcgtGGGGTGTATGGAGGAGTTGGTatagcagtcacatacaagaacatcagcagagcaggagactCACCTGAATGTGAATTTGGattcaatgataaatcttggtcattatACTGTTATAGAAACAGTTATAACTTTCattacaacaacatcaacattccagtgtcaggtcctgtgtcctccagagtaggagtgtacctggatcacagtgcaggtgttctgtccttctacagcgtctctgacaccatgactctcctccacagagtccagaccacattcactcagcctctctatgctggagtttggGTTTATTATGAtggatccacagctgagttctgtaaactcaaatag